The following nucleotide sequence is from Primulina tabacum isolate GXHZ01 chromosome 2, ASM2559414v2, whole genome shotgun sequence.
AATGCTTGATGTTGAGTTAGAGTATAAATCAAAATtgataaaaacaaaatataaaatcgaatttttattgttttacgAAAAATTATAGCTAATGATAAGAACgtaattcaaattttttaaccATACATCAGTTAAAGCGTCACATTAAGATAATGTAACTCGTTGCATTCCATAATAATCGAATATGTTATATGATCGATCATTTATTACTTTGCTTATAGTGGATGGTAAAAACCACATCTCAAATTCTATTAAACCAAAAAAGAGTTCAAATGCAAGACAATTATTGtaccttaatataaaaaaaattgaataaattaaatttatgggCATATAAATGTTCTAAATAAGTGAATATTTgtttaaggaaaaaaaaaattagaacacattgcagattataatcagttttattttatttcattttcttattttaaaattagtttcacGAAATAAACTTATTTAATGAAATTTGATTAATTGTTGGGGCCGTGTATACACAGGGACGAGGGACGAGTTGCGGCAACAACAGAGTCCAACATACCGCACGCTTTGCGATGGAGGCTGCCATCTCTACAATCGACCACGATTTCTTGGAAGAGATCTCCGTTCTTCTGAAACCTCCATCTCCTCTCCATGTTCAGGCACGAAAATATTTAAGGCATGCTTGTCTTTTCTTTATTAGCGAAGTAGTTAATTCTTGACAAAAAATTTACAGGAATATTTCGACGACCTTGTATCTGAAAGACGATGTAGACTTAAAGTCAAACCAGATGGCCAGCATGGAAAAGGTACTTCTTTTGGGTTTAATCTTTCTTGCCTGTATTGTTGCTTAACTATATTTTGAACTGTTTAATTCTGTTTCACTGAGTTCCTATCATTGAACTGATGAGGTTGGATTTAGTTAAGAGCGAATAAACTTATTTTGGAGCCAAGGTTAAATTTTTAGAAATATTATTAGCtacatttgaattttattttcttcgaAGGACGTGCTTGGTCGCCTCCCCCCTGGAATCTGTTTTGCACTCTTCGCAGCCTGTTAGTGCTTATATAtctatctttttttaaaaaaataaaatttaacccGGGTTAGTTGGCTGACTTCAGGAGTTTTTAGCGAGGTGGGTTTTGAAGAAGGTGACCTTATCTTAAAGGATCAAATGCTCGTTGGTTCCCAGCATTCTTCTAATAAGGTCGTGGAATGTGCCACAATGTTTCTTTGTACACCTTTTTGTGATAAATTTCTCCGCCGATCTCTTAATTTCAGATACTTTTCTTTAATTGTGGCAGATTGATTGTTTGGTGTGTAGCTTTTGCTTTCAATTCATTGGCTCGATAGAGCTTCAAATTGGGAGGAAACTATATTTTCATGATATAGGTGTCTCTGCAGTTGATGAATGTGGGTCACTTAATGGGGCAGGATGTTCTTCCAGTGATTCAAATGAAAAAATCCCTCTTCCTCGAGATGTCATTGATTCGTTAATGAATTGTGGCTTGCAGTTGCCTTATTCAACAGAGTTCCCCTTGCCGTCAGTTGTTCCATGTCTGGGAGGATGCAAAGAAGCATATTATTGCAGGTATGTTGCCAGATTAGGTGGTTCTTTTTATGAATGGTGGTAGGTGTTTTTTCTAAAGCAGCAAACATGACTTTTTATCATTCCTACTTGAAGGTTGTTATGTCTAAGAATACAATGGTTTGATCCTTTTATGAAAATTTACTCACTGCTGTCATGAATGAGGTTTATGCATTCAGGTAATAATCAATATGATTGTGAATTTATAGTTTTTCTTGATCAAGATTTTGGCTTTTTGCGCGATTTTAATGAGGTTCCTTCTTTATAGATACAATATGCTAGAATACTAAGAATTCAAATGGAACTTTTCATTAAATGTGTATCTGCTGCCTCCTTTGTTGTTACTGTTACACCAACAGTTCTTTATATTTGAACGCAAGATTTAACAAGATTCAGTATTGTAGCAAATCTTGTGCAGAAGCTGACTGGCATTCGTTCCATTCTTTGCTTTGCATCGGAAATGGATCATCAACATCAAATTTAGAAGCACTTTTGAAATTCATAAAGCATGCTAATGGTAAAGCTATTAAAATAAACTACATAATTCCGTCATTCCTTCCACATGCTTTTGTGTCTTTTATTTTCTCCCTCGGCCAACTTCTGTCTTTCTATCATTTTTTCCTTCCAGAAACAAACGATATCTTCATTTGTGCTGCCAAGGTAACTTCTGTATTTTTTGTTCTTTAACTTTTTATTGCCTTTGAAATCTCTAAAATTTGTAATGACTAGCGAAGTTTGAGTCACAAACTGTGGATCAATGTCATGCTATGTTTGTAGAGATTGAACCTTGAGGATTCTGATAAATGAAATCATATTATCACCATGTGTGCATGATAGAGTGAGGCCCAATGGGGTCACTCGGGAAGTTTGTATTTTGGATTTTCGTAAACACCATTCTTTATATTTCAGATAGTAGAGATGAAGAATCCTTTGATTAGATGCATCATTTTGTGTTGCaattttcacaaaaaaaaaatgcagtAAATATTACACAGCCAATATAACATAGCATCAATAGAACATTGATAAGATACACTGTGCTTTAACTTTATTCTGCTACTCAAATTCAGAATTAAAAGCTTGACAAATTTGGTAACCAGTCCTAAAAGGTATCGAAAATTGATTTCCAAGACTGTTTTTTTTTCGAGTAGATTTTAATATATGAATCGGTGCAATGAATGGGCATTCTAATGATATTTTTAGAAATATGAAATATGATCTATTTGGAACAACTTAATATTTGCACTCACAGACACTGAACCATTACAGTTCAGAACCAGGATAGGAAATGGGGATTCAATTTCTTCCAACAAATAAAAAATCCACGTAAATGCATAATGCCTTTCAACTAACTCAATATTTGTCTCGTGCGTACAGTCCTAGGCTCCTAGACCACCATTTAATGTGCATGTGATCTGGTTCCATGACCGCCAAATTTGATCTATTTAGGCTCACTGATAGTTTTCTTTCATGGATTATGCTTCAGGCAATATCATTTGCCATTTTGAGATATAGAAAGTTGAAAGCGGCGCTTGTAGAACAGAAGGAGAAGCATGACCCCCCAAATCTACAGAAACATATCTTGCCTTTGCTAGTGGAGGCATGGAAACCTGTGTCAATGGGATTCAAAAGAAGGTACTTCTGTAGACAAGTCTTCGGAAGCATACCTTGCTCTGTATTAAAATAGTGTATTTTATGAATGTAAAAAATTAGTATCATCAAAACCTTGTGTTGAAAATCTAAAAACTGCACAACATGCTCTAAGTACTTTCTGTAGTTCTCAAGCATGGTCTTCAGCAGATGACTGAAAAACATGGTGCTCACTGCCACCATGTTTTAGTCttttacaattaaattaagttttCACATATATTAAAATACCAATTGACATTTCATTCAAAGGGACTCTCGTGACTCGGCTTTTTTTCACTAACATACAAATTAGAgcttgttaaattaattatcttaaaagaaaatgaacattGAAGGTAGTCATATAGTATTGAAGTACAGTAATACTGTTTCCTATGTCAAGTATTTCTGGTATCAATGCATGGTATAGTTTTTGAACACGTGTCATTTTCTCTAGGTGGTGGGATTGTATTGCTCTGCCAGCAGATGTTGATTCATGTGATGAAGCTGAATTTAGAACACAAGTGAAGGACTTGGCGTCGGAGGTAATCAATCATTcttaacatttaaaaaatatgaagtaaatatgatatgacccaaattGGTATTAAGATATCATTTTTTGAGCGAGTGGGCTCCTAGAATTTAAGAGAAAGGAGAAAGCAGGGATTAAAAATGGGATTGGATAGAGAAGCAGATAATGAGACGAGAAAAACCAAATTCAGTATTCATCTATATCTAAATGTTTACATTGACTGGTATTTACAATCACTAATTAGAAATCGCTAACCTCAACTCACTAGCATAAGCCCAATGGTAATATAACCGAATCCCCATGTCTTATCAAAATACTTATTTGGTGGAACACCAAACATTGATCTTTCTTGATTTCAATTTGAAGAATGTGTTCCTTACATGGAAGTAGAAATTAGTGCAAATTCTGAAGCTTTTgcttattttttagatttgataaTTTGCTGCATGGTCCTTATTTCTCTCATAACTTACAAAAGATACTCCAATGTCAtgctttttatttttcagtctCTGCAGCTGCTGAAGGAAGCCATCTACGAGAAGGAATGTGCTCCATGTATCCTAATTACTTCTGAATCAGTTACAACTCCTATCTTAAAACCACTGCCCTGCATTTTTTGATTGAAATTTGAAGTCCTTAACTTTTCCAAGTATTCTCCCTAGAAATCTACGGTCATATTATCGGCATGTTTGAGCTTAATAACCTGTAAGTTTGTAGTGAAACCAGTCTTTTTGCTGTCACTTTATGTGGTGAACTATGTCATGTGCACACACTAGATTAATTCTTAGTCTTCATTCATGCGGAGCAAGAAGATTCGCTGGGGGGGAGAGGAAGaactaaaaatcataaaatttagaGGGGATGAAGTCAGATCtttttgtatatataatatgtaGTTGTGGTTTTTGGGTTAAGAAAATATTCTGGACAACTTATTGATTACATATGCGTTCACCACACATTTATACATCTCCTATCAAAATAAAATGCTATCTAATCTAatctaatttaaattttaaaaaactacGCTGCAGATAAACACTTATCTAATTAACTACCAAATCaaataacataattatctaATCTTCAGATATTCAACAGTAACATTATACTACTTTGTAGAGGCGACTGTCCTACAAGCTTCCTTCTGGCTCGGTTATGCTTGTTAGTTGTTATATGCATACAAGTGTTAAAGCTGATATGAAATTCTTGCAGTGATTTGATTGTAGCATCTCCGGTTGAGGATTACTTTTTGTACATCGATGATCTTCCATCCTCTCAGAAGGTTAGAACTTAGAACATGAGGTATCAGCAAGGTTTTTCCTGCGCAAAAGCTTTAACTTCATTAGAATCCTATTTCAGACAGAAGCTGAAAGGATCACAAAACCTTTTCTCGATGCTCTTGGGGATGACTATGCAATTTCTTGTGAAGGTAGAAGATGTTCTAAATCAGTTGTCTTCGTAAGCAGAACATGCGATTTTATATTCCTCTCTTCACTTTGTTAGAGTCGAAACTTATGGAAGTTCGACACTTTTATAAATTGCATAGGGACCGCGTTCTTTCCTCTCCAGAGTTGTATTAATCATTCTTGTATTCCTAATGCAAAAGCATTTAAGCGAGATGAGGTATGTTTCAGCAGCGTTTTATCCCTTTTCAGATtgattttttgaaatgtttgATAGGCGATAACTTTGACTAGTATATTGATTAGTAATATACGTCTCGTGCCAAGTCTTTTTTCCTTCGGTGGATGATGAATTTGCTTATTTAGTCTtccattttgaaacattatGGTGTTTCATGTGATTTTTTAATGGAACACCAACACTACCCCTTCTACACATTTTAATGGTGCAAAGAAAATAATCTCAAGCATCATTGTCATTTCTCTCCTAACGTCCTTTCTGCACAAGTGTCATGTTTCGGTCACCGATTGAGCATAAAGAAACACCACCCCTTCTACTCATTTAATGAAACAAAGAAAGTAATGTTAAGCATCATTGTCATTTTACTTTCTTAATATCTCTTTCTCCATTGTGGCTCTATATTCCTCAAATCGTCCAACTTCTACTCAATAACTTGCTCGGTAATTTTAGCGGTCCTTGTTTTCTCAAGTATATACTATAAGAATAATCCCCTTCTTATTTTGTTTGGAATTCAAGAGGATTTTGATATGAAAGCATGCTTTTGTTTTAATAGGACAGGGATGGCCAAGCCACTATAGTTGCTCTACGTCCCATCTGTAAAGGAGAAGAGGTAATCAGTCATTTCAAAATCTTGACCATGGTTCAATACCTGGCTAATTGAATGAGAGAGGTTGAAATGAACTAATTAGAAAATTTCTTAAAGAATTCACATGCACAATAAGATGTACAATTTTCAGCAGTGATGAAACATTCTGAAATTCGTGTTTTGCTCCTCGACTTTCAAGGCAACTTATACATCCAATGGGGTCAGAAAGAACTTAAAACAATTTATACATGGATTTTCAGGTGTATCTTACAGTAGTAGTCTAGGCttgtatttttatgataatgAATCACGAGCTATCGCATTTTAAAATGTTGCTCATTTTTCAGGTAACAATTTCGTACATAGACGAGGATGTTCCGTATAAAGAGAGACATGAATTGCTTGCTGACTATGGCTTCAGATGTAAATGCCCCAGATGCCTGGAGGAAGAGCCACAAGTTGGTTAGATATGTGCCATCTTCAAGATTCCTCAAGATAATTTTCTTGCTGATTTTCCGTGAAACCAGCATTGGTCAACGGCAATCTTTGTTACATGAGCATGTGACTGAGATTAATTCGAATATCGTTCCATCCCTTTAAATCCGGCGAAGATTTGACCTGATATTTTAAAGGGGAATATATACTTTCGTGTTTATTACGAGTAGGGTATTTTTT
It contains:
- the LOC142536756 gene encoding histone-lysine N-methyltransferase ATXR2 isoform X3; translated protein: MEAAISTIDHDFLEEISVLLKPPSPLHVQEYFDDLVSERRCRLKVKPDGQHGKGVFSEVGFEEGDLILKDQMLVGSQHSSNKIDCLVCSFCFQFIGSIELQIGRKLYFHDIGVSAVDECGSLNGAGCSSSDSNEKIPLPRDVIDSLMNCGLQLPYSTEFPLPSVVPCLGGCKEAYYCSKSCAEADWHSFHSLLCIGNGSSTSNLEALLKFIKHANETNDIFICAAKAISFAILRYRKLKAALVEQKEKHDPPNLQKHILPLLVEAWKPVSMGFKRRWWDCIALPADVDSCDEAEFRTQVKDLASESLQLLKEAIYEKECAPLFSLEIYGHIIGMFELNNLDLIVASPVEDYFLYIDDLPSSQKTEAERITKPFLDALGDDYAISCEGTAFFPLQSCINHSCIPNAKAFKRDEDRDGQATIVALRPICKGEEM
- the LOC142536756 gene encoding histone-lysine N-methyltransferase ATXR2 isoform X2 produces the protein MEAAISTIDHDFLEEISVLLKPPSPLHVQEYFDDLVSERRCRLKVKPDGQHGKGVFSEVGFEEGDLILKDQMLVGSQHSSNKIDCLVCSFCFQFIGSIELQIGRKLYFHDIGVSAVDECGSLNGAGCSSSDSNEKIPLPRDVIDSLMNCGLQLPYSTEFPLPSVVPCLGGCKEAYYCSKSCAEADWHSFHSLLCIGNGSSTSNLEALLKFIKHANETNDIFICAAKAISFAILRYRKLKAALVEQKEKHDPPNLQKHILPLLVEAWKPVSMGFKRRWWDCIALPADVDSCDEAEFRTQVKDLASESLQLLKEAIYEKECAPLFSLEIYGHIIGMFELNNLDLIVASPVEDYFLYIDDLPSSQKTEAERITKPFLDALGDDYAISCEGTAFFPLQSCINHSCIPNAKAFKRDEDRDGQATIVALRPICKGEEATYTSNGVRKNLKQFIHGFSGNNFVHRRGCSV
- the LOC142536756 gene encoding histone-lysine N-methyltransferase ATXR2 isoform X4, encoding MEAAISTIDHDFLEEISVLLKPPSPLHVQEYFDDLVSERRCRLKVKPDGQHGKGVFSEVGFEEGDLILKDQMLVGSQHSSNKIDCLVCSFCFQFIGSIELQIGRKLYFHDIGVSAVDECGSLNGAGCSSSDSNEKIPLPRDVIDSLMNCGLQLPYSTEFPLPSVVPCLGGCKEAYYCSKSCAEADWHSFHSLLCIGNGSSTSNLEALLKFIKHANETNDIFICAAKAISFAILRYRKLKAALVEQKEKHDPPNLQKHILPLLVEAWKPVSMGFKRRWWDCIALPADVDSCDEAEFRTQVKDLASESLQLLKEAIYEKECAPLFSLEIYGHIIGMFELNNLDLIVASPVEDYFLYIDDLPSSQKTEAERITKPFLDALGDDYAISCEGTAFFPLQSCINHSCIPNAKAFKRDEGWPSHYSCSTSHL
- the LOC142536756 gene encoding histone-lysine N-methyltransferase ATXR2 isoform X1, producing the protein MEAAISTIDHDFLEEISVLLKPPSPLHVQEYFDDLVSERRCRLKVKPDGQHGKGVFSEVGFEEGDLILKDQMLVGSQHSSNKIDCLVCSFCFQFIGSIELQIGRKLYFHDIGVSAVDECGSLNGAGCSSSDSNEKIPLPRDVIDSLMNCGLQLPYSTEFPLPSVVPCLGGCKEAYYCSKSCAEADWHSFHSLLCIGNGSSTSNLEALLKFIKHANETNDIFICAAKAISFAILRYRKLKAALVEQKEKHDPPNLQKHILPLLVEAWKPVSMGFKRRWWDCIALPADVDSCDEAEFRTQVKDLASESLQLLKEAIYEKECAPLFSLEIYGHIIGMFELNNLDLIVASPVEDYFLYIDDLPSSQKTEAERITKPFLDALGDDYAISCEGTAFFPLQSCINHSCIPNAKAFKRDEDRDGQATIVALRPICKGEEVTISYIDEDVPYKERHELLADYGFRCKCPRCLEEEPQVG
- the LOC142536756 gene encoding histone-lysine N-methyltransferase ATXR2 isoform X5; the encoded protein is MEAAISTIDHDFLEEISVLLKPPSPLHVQEYFDDLVSERRCRLKVKPDGQHGKGVFSEVGFEEGDLILKDQMLVGSQHSSNKIDCLVCSFCFQFIGSIELQIGRKLYFHDIGVSAVDECGSLNGAGCSSSDSNEKIPLPRDVIDSLMNCGLQLPYSTEFPLPSVVPCLGGCKEAYYCSKSCAEADWHSFHSLLCIGNGSSTSNLEALLKFIKHANETNDIFICAAKAISFAILRYRKLKAALVEQKEKHDPPNLQKHILPLLVEAWKPVSMGFKRRWWDCIALPADVDSCDEAEFRTQVKDLASESLQLLKEAIYEKECAPLFSLEIYGHIIGMFELNNLDLIVASPVEDYFLYIDDLPSSQKTEAERITKPFLDALGDDYAISCEGQGWPSHYSCSTSHL